From the Candidatus Latescibacter sp. genome, one window contains:
- the surE gene encoding 5'/3'-nucleotidase SurE → MRKFILLTNDDGITAPGIQILRETVARVWDCVSVAPDREQSAQSHALTLTRPLRVEEISEGMMSVDGTPTDCVMLALRGLLDRRPDLVISGINSGANLGDDVIYSGTVAGAAEATILGVPAIAVSMVEPDRTDISLAAEIALKVAGTVMEKSLPGGVFLNVNIPPEWTGKQFEITCLGTRSYRDVITRKLDPRGRPYYWIGGQMEAWKGTGKSDFAAISRGNVSVTPLHLDMTAPHVIKEMESWSFE, encoded by the coding sequence GTGAGAAAATTTATTCTTTTAACCAACGATGACGGTATAACCGCGCCCGGAATTCAGATTCTCCGTGAAACGGTCGCCAGGGTCTGGGATTGTGTTTCTGTCGCCCCTGACCGTGAGCAGAGCGCTCAGAGTCATGCGCTGACCTTGACACGGCCTCTTCGTGTTGAAGAGATAAGCGAAGGTATGATGTCGGTTGACGGGACACCCACGGACTGTGTTATGTTGGCTCTTCGGGGTCTTTTGGACCGCCGTCCCGACCTGGTGATTTCCGGGATAAACAGCGGCGCCAACCTGGGCGATGATGTCATATATTCCGGAACCGTGGCAGGAGCTGCCGAGGCCACCATCCTGGGAGTGCCGGCGATTGCAGTTTCAATGGTGGAGCCGGACCGGACCGATATCTCTTTGGCCGCAGAGATTGCTCTCAAAGTGGCTGGTACGGTGATGGAGAAATCACTCCCCGGGGGAGTTTTTCTCAATGTGAACATTCCTCCGGAATGGACAGGGAAACAATTCGAAATCACCTGCCTCGGCACGCGTTCGTATAGGGATGTGATAACGCGCAAGCTCGACCCCCGCGGCAGGCCATACTATTGGATCGGCGGGCAGATGGAGGCATGGAAGGGAACCGGAAAATCGGATTTCGCCGCCATAAGCCGTGGAAATGTTTCCGTTACTCCCCTGCATCTGGATATGACCGCTCCCCACGTTATCAAGGAAATGGAGTCCTGGAGCTTTGAATAG
- a CDS encoding HU family DNA-binding protein, whose amino-acid sequence MTKADVIARVASQTGLTKTDVRAVVEGFLDSVKYSLKKDDPLEIRGFGTFYIISRAPRTARNPRTGAEVKIPARRMPVFKPSREMKKEIL is encoded by the coding sequence ATGACCAAGGCAGACGTCATTGCAAGAGTAGCTTCTCAGACCGGATTAACCAAGACTGATGTGCGGGCAGTAGTCGAGGGTTTTCTGGATTCGGTAAAATATTCCCTTAAAAAAGACGATCCCCTTGAAATCAGAGGATTTGGAACTTTTTATATCATCAGCCGCGCTCCCAGAACAGCGAGAAATCCCCGTACGGGCGCTGAAGTTAAAATTCCGGCGCGCCGGATGCCGGTATTCAAACCATCCCGTGAAATGAAAAAGGAAATACTATAA
- a CDS encoding ester cyclase, with amino-acid sequence MRSNKLIFSAALLVIATTFLFICVAGCGSQKVGNEKFKAAYIRACEDAYNKGEVNALDIVLAADFVRHNPPNPDINGLEANKQHIVELRRVYPDMKLTINSMITEGNTSAEKWTFQFTDMSTGKQVKVSGCEMFQWVNGKVVETWDYVDWLGLRQQLGYKMSPPITKTTFARVTVTQMKPAKMAESVKIYEESVVPEAKKQKGFRGIMLLSDLKTGKGLSIAVWDSEADAVANEQSGYYKAQVDKFKDLLTAKPIREGYVVTVQE; translated from the coding sequence ATGCGAAGCAACAAACTCATCTTCAGCGCGGCGCTTTTAGTCATCGCTACAACCTTCTTATTCATTTGTGTGGCCGGGTGCGGTTCGCAGAAAGTAGGAAATGAGAAGTTTAAGGCGGCATACATTCGTGCTTGTGAGGACGCATACAACAAAGGAGAAGTGAACGCATTGGACATAGTCTTAGCCGCCGATTTTGTCCGGCACAACCCTCCCAATCCTGATATTAATGGTCTAGAGGCCAACAAACAACATATTGTAGAACTCCGTCGCGTTTACCCTGACATGAAACTCACAATCAATTCAATGATCACGGAAGGGAATACAAGCGCCGAGAAATGGACATTCCAGTTCACCGATATGTCCACTGGAAAACAAGTGAAAGTTTCGGGTTGTGAAATGTTTCAGTGGGTAAACGGTAAAGTTGTCGAAACCTGGGATTATGTTGACTGGCTGGGACTGAGGCAGCAGCTCGGCTACAAAATGAGTCCCCCTATCACTAAAACCACATTCGCCCGAGTGACCGTCACCCAGATGAAGCCCGCGAAAATGGCGGAATCGGTCAAGATTTACGAGGAAAGCGTGGTGCCGGAGGCTAAAAAGCAGAAAGGCTTTCGCGGTATCATGCTCCTGAGCGATCTCAAGACCGGAAAAGGGCTTTCCATCGCCGTTTGGGACAGCGAAGCGGACGCAGTCGCCAACGAGCAGAGCGGGTACTACAAAGCGCAGGTCGACAAGTTCAAGGACCTTTTGACTGCAAAGCCGATCAGGGAGGGGTATGTGGTGACCGTACAGGAATGA
- a CDS encoding protein-L-isoaspartate(D-aspartate) O-methyltransferase → MVKEQVIQRGITDEGVLKAMRVIPRHLFVDQAFLPRAYSDHPLPIGYDQTISQPYIVALMTSELDLTGKERVLEIGTGSGYQAAILAVMGCTVYTVERIPELSGRAAEVIRNLGFKNVFFKVGDGSLGWKEQSSFDRIIVTAGAPAVPDVLLEQLASSGRIVIPVGNKSTQQLLIITKYEKTIEKRFAAGCTFVPLVGELGWGDV, encoded by the coding sequence ATGGTCAAAGAACAAGTGATACAGCGGGGAATTACGGATGAGGGAGTGCTCAAAGCCATGCGTGTTATTCCCCGGCATCTTTTTGTCGACCAGGCGTTTCTGCCCAGGGCATACAGCGATCACCCCCTTCCCATCGGATACGATCAGACCATTTCCCAGCCCTACATCGTCGCGCTCATGACCAGCGAGCTTGATCTGACCGGCAAAGAGCGCGTTCTGGAAATCGGGACAGGTTCGGGCTATCAGGCGGCAATCCTTGCAGTTATGGGGTGTACGGTCTATACTGTTGAGAGAATACCTGAGCTTTCCGGGCGGGCGGCTGAAGTTATTCGAAATCTCGGATTTAAAAACGTTTTCTTCAAGGTGGGCGACGGAAGTCTCGGCTGGAAGGAGCAATCGTCGTTTGACCGTATCATAGTGACCGCCGGAGCTCCGGCTGTGCCTGATGTGCTGCTGGAGCAGCTTGCTTCCAGTGGCAGGATAGTTATTCCGGTAGGTAATAAATCCACCCAGCAGCTTCTCATCATAACAAAATATGAAAAGACCATTGAAAAGCGGTTTGCGGCCGGATGTACCTTTGTTCCGCTGGTTGGCGAATTAGGATGGGGTGATGTTTAA
- a CDS encoding nuclear transport factor 2 family protein, with protein sequence MFRTVCISVFIILCIAFSAVVYAQETQDQKAVRSVIEKELKGALEGKPDQMKSCYTPDFVGFSAYNSGDVCMHKIHLDGVTQYFDPEDWVVSISTPKELDTYAEYFRNYPEKLAKSAIKRGNEVATVKVKDNFAIAVTRHWGTWLDKTTNENVRFEGRSVWMLKKTGGEWKIFSNIGQVSLGIITTKAFPE encoded by the coding sequence ATGTTCCGCACTGTTTGTATCTCCGTCTTTATTATCCTCTGCATTGCTTTTTCCGCTGTTGTATATGCCCAGGAAACACAAGACCAGAAAGCGGTCAGAAGTGTTATCGAAAAAGAGCTGAAAGGGGCGCTCGAGGGCAAACCCGACCAGATGAAGTCATGCTATACGCCTGATTTCGTCGGGTTCAGCGCATATAATAGTGGTGACGTTTGCATGCACAAGATACATCTCGACGGCGTAACGCAATACTTCGATCCCGAGGATTGGGTGGTTTCCATCTCCACTCCCAAGGAACTCGATACGTATGCCGAGTACTTCAGAAATTATCCCGAAAAACTCGCGAAATCAGCCATCAAACGCGGCAACGAAGTCGCTACTGTCAAGGTCAAGGACAATTTCGCCATTGCGGTGACCCGCCATTGGGGAACCTGGCTGGACAAAACGACCAATGAGAATGTCAGGTTTGAAGGCCGAAGTGTCTGGATGCTGAAAAAAACCGGCGGGGAATGGAAGATTTTCAGCAATATCGGGCAGGTGTCATTAGGCATTATCACGACAAAAGCATTTCCGGAATAA
- a CDS encoding 4Fe-4S binding protein, whose translation MCEFCTKHGEGKKWYLQMKNYSKELLHEELSSPQKDMVRAPSRGVWMNRFFDNFVMPAITGVPKPIEEILGALHPSTELLAEKQGADEIIEGRKVFHFGQVLPIEDVEEVIDMVGSITRMPCGCRFLSTGKTDKRYCFGLGLDKWGILGTFPDASASLEVLEKKEAKKIFRKYDKEGLIHSIWTGVTPYVIGLCNCDRDCMAYKGYIELNGLPIFFRAEYICKIDWNLCTGCKSCMKQCQFGAEFYSSALSKVYIDPGRCFGCGVCRAACPKDAITLIPRQKEPKAANIWLKSDSV comes from the coding sequence ATGTGTGAGTTTTGTACAAAACATGGCGAGGGAAAAAAATGGTACCTTCAGATGAAGAATTATTCAAAGGAATTACTTCATGAGGAACTGTCTTCACCTCAAAAGGACATGGTAAGGGCGCCTTCGCGTGGAGTGTGGATGAATCGCTTTTTCGATAATTTCGTAATGCCCGCCATCACCGGAGTACCGAAGCCAATAGAAGAAATATTGGGGGCACTCCATCCATCAACGGAACTTCTTGCGGAAAAACAAGGCGCAGATGAGATTATCGAAGGAAGGAAAGTTTTCCATTTCGGCCAGGTGCTGCCGATCGAGGATGTGGAAGAAGTAATCGATATGGTGGGCTCAATCACGAGAATGCCCTGCGGATGCAGGTTTCTATCGACAGGGAAAACTGATAAAAGATACTGTTTCGGTTTGGGTCTAGACAAATGGGGTATACTGGGTACATTCCCGGATGCATCTGCGTCACTCGAGGTGCTTGAAAAAAAAGAGGCGAAAAAAATCTTTCGTAAATACGACAAAGAAGGGCTTATACACAGTATCTGGACAGGAGTAACCCCTTATGTCATCGGCTTGTGTAATTGCGACCGTGATTGCATGGCATACAAAGGGTATATTGAGCTGAACGGTCTCCCCATTTTTTTCCGGGCGGAATACATCTGCAAGATTGATTGGAATCTCTGTACCGGATGTAAATCATGTATGAAGCAATGCCAGTTCGGCGCTGAATTCTATTCGTCCGCCCTTTCCAAAGTCTATATCGATCCAGGCCGGTGTTTCGGATGCGGCGTATGCAGGGCGGCATGCCCGAAAGATGCCATTACCCTGATACCGAGGCAAAAAGAGCCGAAGGCAGCCAATATCTGGCTGAAGAGCGATTCTGTATAA
- a CDS encoding rubredoxin → MKKYLCEVCGYIYDPAVGDEENGVPAGTEFENIPDAWVCPVCGSGKDTFSPVD, encoded by the coding sequence ATGAAGAAATACCTATGTGAGGTATGCGGTTATATATATGATCCGGCGGTGGGTGATGAAGAAAATGGAGTACCGGCAGGAACTGAGTTTGAGAATATTCCTGATGCATGGGTATGTCCTGTGTGCGGATCCGGGAAAGACACTTTTTCCCCTGTTGATTAA
- a CDS encoding desulfoferrodoxin, translating into MAAKMGIYKCVGCGNIVEVLHDGGGDMVCCGQPMTLLVENTTDASREKHVPVIEKTGIGYKIKIGSIPHPMEEKHYIEWIELIADGKSYRQFLMPGQPPEAEFCVAADQITARELCNIHGLWKA; encoded by the coding sequence ATGGCGGCAAAAATGGGTATTTATAAATGTGTGGGTTGCGGGAATATAGTGGAGGTGCTCCATGACGGAGGGGGCGACATGGTGTGCTGCGGACAGCCGATGACGCTTCTTGTCGAAAACACAACCGATGCTTCCCGTGAGAAACACGTCCCCGTTATCGAAAAAACCGGGATTGGGTATAAGATTAAGATCGGGAGCATCCCCCATCCGATGGAAGAGAAGCACTATATCGAATGGATTGAACTTATCGCGGATGGAAAATCCTACCGTCAGTTCCTTATGCCAGGCCAGCCCCCCGAGGCCGAATTCTGCGTTGCGGCAGATCAAATCACCGCCCGGGAATTGTGCAACATCCACGGTTTATGGAAAGCATGA
- a CDS encoding YqaA family protein → MFKKNILRNLYDWVLHWSETKYGLPALFFIAFIESSVFPIPPDVLLIALAFGAPTKAFRFALACTFGSVMGGMFGYFIGMAFYDVIGIRILEFYGFLDKFGMIKDLYDKYDIWIVAIAGFTPIPYKVFTIASGVFGMNFPEFVLVSFFSRGARFFIVAALIRKFGPPIKKFIDKYFDMISIAFVVILVLGFVLVKLLF, encoded by the coding sequence ATGTTTAAAAAAAATATCCTGCGAAATCTGTATGACTGGGTTTTGCACTGGAGCGAAACGAAATATGGATTACCCGCTCTTTTTTTTATTGCATTTATCGAATCATCGGTTTTCCCGATTCCGCCTGATGTTCTCCTTATTGCCCTGGCTTTCGGTGCGCCTACCAAAGCTTTCCGGTTTGCCCTGGCCTGTACTTTCGGTTCGGTCATGGGCGGAATGTTCGGATATTTCATCGGGATGGCGTTTTATGATGTGATCGGCATACGAATTCTGGAATTTTACGGTTTCCTCGACAAATTCGGAATGATAAAAGACTTATACGATAAATACGATATCTGGATTGTTGCCATTGCCGGTTTCACCCCGATACCCTACAAGGTTTTCACCATCGCTTCGGGAGTGTTCGGCATGAACTTTCCGGAATTCGTGCTCGTTTCTTTCTTCTCACGGGGGGCGCGGTTCTTTATCGTGGCGGCCCTCATCCGGAAGTTCGGGCCGCCGATAAAAAAATTCATCGACAAATATTTTGATATGATTTCCATCGCATTTGTTGTTATATTAGTTCTCGGTTTCGTTTTAGTGAAACTGTTATTTTGA
- the sppA gene encoding signal peptide peptidase SppA — protein sequence MVNRRDIIIGISLLGALLVIFLFVMALISAMTLQDIHVSKKSVAIIEITGVIISPSSVVERLERYIRNDNIPAIVLRLNTPGGGVAPTQEIYDTVLKARQKGKKIIGSMGTVAASGGYYIASACDSIMANPGTITGSIGVIADFVEFSNLLKKLGIDITVVKSGKYKDIGSISRPMSEEEKELISGVIMDTYDQFVQAVSKGRRMDVETVKKYADGRIFTGRQAKNLGFIDKLGTYQDAIDMAGRITGIGANPPVVKEDKELFWDIITKGMSKILFKSMELSLPHVSYLMMQ from the coding sequence ATGGTAAACCGACGTGATATAATAATCGGTATCTCGCTGCTCGGCGCGCTTTTGGTTATTTTCCTGTTTGTCATGGCGCTGATTTCTGCCATGACCTTGCAGGATATACATGTATCCAAAAAAAGTGTGGCGATAATCGAAATTACCGGCGTGATCATAAGTCCCTCCTCGGTTGTGGAGAGACTGGAAAGGTATATCCGTAACGATAACATACCGGCTATTGTATTACGGTTGAATACTCCCGGCGGAGGAGTAGCTCCCACTCAGGAAATTTACGATACGGTGCTCAAAGCCCGGCAGAAGGGAAAGAAAATCATCGGCTCGATGGGGACTGTAGCAGCCAGCGGCGGGTACTACATAGCCTCAGCCTGCGATTCGATCATGGCCAATCCGGGAACTATTACAGGAAGCATAGGAGTCATCGCCGATTTTGTGGAATTTTCCAATCTGTTAAAAAAACTTGGAATTGATATTACAGTAGTAAAATCCGGAAAGTACAAAGATATAGGTTCTATTTCCCGGCCTATGAGCGAAGAAGAAAAAGAGCTGATTTCCGGCGTAATCATGGATACTTATGACCAGTTTGTACAGGCGGTTTCCAAAGGCCGCCGTATGGATGTTGAAACGGTAAAGAAGTATGCCGACGGCCGGATTTTTACCGGCAGGCAGGCAAAAAACCTGGGTTTCATTGATAAACTGGGAACCTACCAGGATGCAATTGATATGGCTGGACGGATTACCGGAATCGGGGCAAATCCTCCGGTGGTAAAAGAAGATAAAGAGCTGTTCTGGGATATAATAACGAAAGGGATGTCCAAAATACTATTTAAAAGTATGGAATTAAGTTTACCACACGTTTCTTATCTCATGATGCAATAA
- a CDS encoding ester cyclase — protein MRTIKLIISAALFVIAATALFFFVAGCGQQAGNEKLKAAYIQASQDAYNKGEMNALDTLVAADVVRHNPPEPDIKGLDAYKKSIVEIRRVYPDFQLTTNSMIMEGNTSASRWTVEATETSTGKQVKVTGCVMYQWVNGKAVECWHHGDYLGMFQQLGYKMSPPITENTLARVTVVRVKPEKVEETLKIYRESVVPAVKSLKGMRGIYLLSDFKTGKMLSIGIWDSEADVISYEQSGVSQAQLDKFKGLFTAKPIRELYTLTVQE, from the coding sequence ATGCGTACCATCAAACTCATCATCAGCGCGGCGCTCTTCGTCATCGCCGCGACCGCCTTGTTCTTTTTTGTTGCCGGATGCGGTCAGCAGGCGGGAAATGAAAAGTTGAAGGCAGCATACATTCAAGCATCCCAGGACGCATACAACAAAGGAGAAATGAATGCATTGGATACATTAGTAGCCGCTGATGTTGTCCGTCACAATCCTCCCGAGCCTGATATTAAAGGTCTCGATGCCTACAAAAAATCAATTGTAGAAATACGTCGCGTTTACCCTGACTTTCAACTCACTACCAATTCGATGATCATGGAAGGGAATACAAGCGCCTCAAGATGGACAGTAGAGGCTACCGAAACGTCCACCGGCAAACAGGTGAAAGTTACGGGTTGTGTTATGTATCAGTGGGTGAACGGTAAAGCGGTCGAATGCTGGCATCATGGGGATTATCTAGGCATGTTCCAGCAGCTCGGCTACAAGATGAGCCCCCCGATCACCGAGAACACCCTCGCCAGGGTGACCGTAGTCCGGGTGAAGCCCGAAAAAGTTGAAGAAACACTCAAAATTTACAGGGAAAGTGTGGTGCCGGCTGTAAAATCGTTGAAAGGAATGCGCGGGATTTATCTCCTGAGCGATTTTAAAACAGGTAAAATGCTTTCTATCGGTATCTGGGACAGTGAGGCGGATGTCATCTCCTACGAACAGAGCGGGGTCTCTCAAGCGCAGCTCGATAAGTTTAAAGGCCTCTTTACGGCGAAACCGATCAGAGAATTGTATACGCTGACCGTGCAGGAGTAA